In Choloepus didactylus isolate mChoDid1 chromosome X, mChoDid1.pri, whole genome shotgun sequence, a genomic segment contains:
- the LOC119523541 gene encoding transmembrane protein 170A-like isoform X2, with the protein MEPEGSCGSGGSAGLLQQILSLKLVPRVGNGTLCPNSTSLCSFPEMWYGVFLWALVSSLFFHVPAGLLALFTLRRHKYGAAIAGVYRAAGKEMIPFEALTLGTGQTFCVVLVSFLRILATL; encoded by the exons ATGGAGCCCGAGGGGAGCTGCGGCAGCGGGGGCTCGGCCGGGCTCCTGCAGCAGATCCTCAGCCTGAAGCTGGTTCCGCGTGTGGGCAACGGGACCCTGTGCCCCAACTCcacttctctctgctccttcccaGAGATGTGGTATGGTGTGTTCCTGTGGGCACTGgtgtcctctctcttctttcatgtCCCTGCTGGATTACTGGCCCTCTTCACCCTCAGACGTCACAAATATG GTGCAGCAATTGCCGGAGTTTACCGAGCAGCAGGCAAGGAAATGATACCGTTTGAAGCCCTCACCTTGGGCACTGGACAGACATTTTGTGTGGTGCTAGTTTCCTTTTTACGGATTTTAGCTACTCTATAG
- the LOC119523541 gene encoding transmembrane protein 170A-like isoform X1 — MEPEGSCGSGGSAGLLQQILSLKLVPRVGNGTLCPNSTSLCSFPEMWYGVFLWALVSSLFFHVPAGLLALFTLRRHKYGRFMSVGILLMGIVGPITAGILTSAAIAGVYRAAGKEMIPFEALTLGTGQTFCVVLVSFLRILATL; from the coding sequence ATGGAGCCCGAGGGGAGCTGCGGCAGCGGGGGCTCGGCCGGGCTCCTGCAGCAGATCCTCAGCCTGAAGCTGGTTCCGCGTGTGGGCAACGGGACCCTGTGCCCCAACTCcacttctctctgctccttcccaGAGATGTGGTATGGTGTGTTCCTGTGGGCACTGgtgtcctctctcttctttcatgtCCCTGCTGGATTACTGGCCCTCTTCACCCTCAGACGTCACAAATATGGTAGGTTCATGTCTGTAGGCATCCTGTTGATGGGCATCGTGGGACCAATTACTGCTGGAATCTTGACAAGTGCAGCAATTGCCGGAGTTTACCGAGCAGCAGGCAAGGAAATGATACCGTTTGAAGCCCTCACCTTGGGCACTGGACAGACATTTTGTGTGGTGCTAGTTTCCTTTTTACGGATTTTAGCTACTCTATAG